The DNA segment GATTTCCCATGGGTTGCTTTGCCATATTGGTCTTTTCCTGGTTTACTCCTGGGTTTTTTATGTAGCGAATTAGTAGAAGGAGTAAGTAACTGACAGGACTGTAATGGCTGAGTTTTGATACTTAGTTTTTGAGATACAGTCTCTGAGCCTGGCAAAGTATTCCTGATTTTATCCTGAATCGGCTCTCCCTTAGCCTGGCGGCTATTAATTCTGTCCCTTGGACCAGTGATGGCTCTTGACATCGTAGCTGAGCTTTGCCCTGTGAGTCAAGACTTTCCTGTTACCCAACGACTGTTTCCATGAGACTGAGAAACTCTGTTCAGTACAGGGTGGGTTAGAGGCTTGTGCTCGgatgttttctttgttgcagACCAGCTTGTCCTGCAGGCCCTCATTTAGGGAGCAAAATGAACCAGGAAGGGGATCGATACTTTCAgtctgaggtgctgcagcaggtgacaGTCTCCTGTGCAGGCTTCTCGTCCTTCCCTTCGGATTTAGGTAACCAGAGTTGAAGCTGGGAGCCTCCCTTTGGCCTCTGTAGATGGCTCATGCTTGGCATGAGCCCTGTGGGAAGCTTCACACTCTTCCTTGGTTGCTCTGGATGCACCACCACTGGCTCTCTGGCATGTATTAGAAGCTTCTGCTGAGCAGCGTGGGCCAGCATGCCTGCGTGGATTTGGCTGCACCAAGCTTGCCATCTCTCTGAGCGCCCTTCACCACATTTCTTCAAGCCTCCTCCTTGTTCCTGTCAACCTGGAGAGACAAAGCGAACCTCAGCCCCAAGGAAAAACTCAAGTCAGATCAGACCCCTGACAGCTCACTCCTGCCGCAGCCCCCCCTAGACCAGGGGACATCCACACAAAGGCCTGTGGTGACAAGCAGTTGTCTCAACAGAACAATAACACAACACCCACCAGCACATGGTATAGAGGAGGAGTTTCCCACACAAAGATCCTCTGAAAAATAAGCCAGTTTGACTTGCTGCTAGCCGTTATCAATCTGACCCATTTGGGGCCAGGACTCACTGCCTGTGATTTGGTACCCTGTTCCACCCAGACTCGCACTTCAAGCATTGAAATACAAATCAGACTCAAAAGATTTCTACTTACATGCCTGTAGTTCTACTGAACTGCGTTTTAAGGGTGATTCAGGGGAATTCtatctgctgctttaaaaagggTTCTTTAGGAAGTCAGACACAAACTCAGGGTTATTTAAACAGCAGTTGCAGAAAAGGTTAAATATCTAAAACTGGCTGTCTCAGTCANNNNNNNNNNNNNNNNNNNNNNNNNNNNNNNNNNNNNNNNNNNNNNNNNNNNNNNNNNNNNNNNNNNNNNNNNNNNNNNNNNNNNNNNNNNNNNNNNNNNGAGCCCACTGCGACGGCATGGCCACCCACCTGCCTTGTGCCAGCAGCCGGTGCGAGTGCCACCCGCCCACCGTGACTCCCGGCCCCACGGCTGATGGGGAGCTGGGTGGCACCGGGGGGACGCACCAAGGAGGCAGGAAGCGGCCCGCAGCCAGCGCCCagcgccccgccccccccacctccaCGGCAGAACACGGAGCCGAACGCCCCCCCGAGCGGCTGCAGGGCCCCAGGCCGGGGTCCCAGTGCGGGCAGGGTGGGACAGCACGTCCCCGGCACGGCCGGGCTGCCCTGGAAGCTGGGGCGGGTGGGGTGGGCATCACCCATCACCCCCAGACTCGCCTTGGTCCCACGGTGGGGGCAGCCACCCCACGTCACGCCCCTCCACGAGCAGCAGGGGCAAGTGCAACAGCagactgggagggactgggagaTGGCCGGGCACATTGCACTGGTCACCCCCAGAGAGGAGCCCCAGGGAGCAGTCCCCCAGGGGACCAGGGGCACGAAGGGTCTCCCCCCCGCCACAGCAGGTgggggcagctcccagcccctctcagctgccagggcagctgcgCCAgcgccggccccagccccggtggACAAGGACTCCAGCTGCCAGTACAGGGTTGGACAAGGTCTGTAGTTAcggagggaagggggaggcgAGCGCGGGACAGACACGGACAGACACAGACGGGCGcatgctgctgccgccgccgggctGGCACTTAGGCCAGGTCCTTGAAGGCGTCGAGGTTGAAGGCTGTGTCAAGGAGCCGCTGCAGCTCCGTCAGGTGGGTCTTCTTGTTGCCGGTGGCAGGGGCAGCCGCTGGCTCCCGCCCTGCATacctatgggggagaagacaagGGGTGAGGGGGGGTCTGCACCCTCCAGCCTCCCCCGAGCATCACGACCACCCCCCAGGTTCCTACCAGACGGGCTTGGCGCGGTTGATGGTAGTGCGCAGCCGGGGTTTGACGTAGTCGTAGTAGCCCTGGTTCTTGTGCTCCTCCTGGCACCACACCAGCTCGGCAGCTGGGTACTTCTGGGCTTCCAGCTGGAGGAGGTCGAAGGGGAACGGGGAGAGCTGCGGGCAACACGGAGCGGCATCACAGTGGCGCCACGggagcagcacccccagcctgtgggcCCAGAGGTGGCCGGACCCTGCTCACCTGCTCCACCCTGGTGACAGCCACGTCGGCCTCCATCTGCCGGGCCTTGCGCTCACGGGTCAGGTCGTAGTAGACCTTGCCAGTGCAGAACAGCACTCGCTTCACCCGCTCAGGACTCTGGGCCGCAGGGCCGCTGTCGGGGATGACACGGAGGAAGTGGGTGCCTGCCACGGGAGAGGGTAGCACCGTCAGCCACAGCAGCCTGCGGCACCGCAccggcagctgcctgcacccacaTCCCACGCCAGCTCCTCCGGGGACCCCAGCCTGCGCAGGCAAACCggagaggcagagccaggcagctggTACTGGGTCAGCTCCCAGTACAAACCACCgcaactctgtgcaacctgcgGCTGCCAAATCCGGGTGGCACCGCTCTGGCGGGAAGGGGCTGCCGATGGAGGAAGTGCCACGGCAAAATCTGGAAAGCCGAGCCACCTCTCTCCTGGGCACCAGACTCGGCGCTAACAGGGGGTGGCTCCAATCTGCTGGGTAGATGGGcgcagccagcacagcccagctgcagctggggcgAGCACGCCGCCTTGGCaccggcggggagcggggagggaggaaggcagcccACGTGCCGCGCTGGCACAGAGCTCTCTGCACGACTGCCTGCGATGCCCCCGTGCCAGCAGCatcagccctgctcagctgctcttcGGCACAGGGAGGCCGCTGCCAGGCGGACTTTGCCCGAGGCCACTGGCTCCTGCCCTTCACCCTTCATCCCGCGGAtcggcggggggtggggggggtgggggtgggagaaaCGAGCACCTCCGCGCCGCCCATACCTGGCAGCATGTCGTCAAAGCTGGAGCGGGCTTCGGGGTGGCGCAGCAGCGACTTTGGAGTGAAAATTATCAGCtggaaggaggggggaagaggcagagcaAGGCGGTCAGCCTTGCCAGAAACATCTGCCCTACAGACAAAGGCCAGAGCACCGACCTGTCCAccctgcccggcccccccgccgcccccaccccccgagcCCAGGAGCAGCCGCAGATTTGCTCCTCGCTCGGCTGCCGTGCTCTGCCAGATCTGGCATCTGCTTCCAACAGCACCAGCTCTCCCTGTCCGAGCTTCCCCCAGCGAAGAGGCCACGGTGCTGCCGAAACCTGCTTGGCCcgcagctggagctgaaggcAAGCGGCGGGACGGCGCTATTTACCGATGCCCACCAACCGGCCCTGGCGCCTGGCCTGCCCACCCAGGAAGGGGCCACAGCCACCGCCGCCTGCGCAAGCCGGCCGGCAGCACATCATGCACCGAGCCAGTCCCCAGCACCACGAGGTCCTTGGCCCGGCCAGAGGCAAACTGCCCGTGTTTGCTGCCCAGGTGCAAGAACAAGCCCGCCCCAAGTCCCGTCCCCAGGCTCAGCAGGGTcatggggctgccctgcctcGGCACCGAGCCAGGCGCAGAGCTGCGGGCACTGACCGGTTTGCGGAAGGGCAGGAGGATCTGGCGCCGGAGGACGTGGAAGAAGTTGGCCGGAGTGGAGCAGTTCACAACAATCCAGTTGCAGTCGTAGAGCTGACGCACATCAAAGTCGTCCAGTTTCTGCCTCGGCGAGTGCAGTTCAAGGGATTTCAAGAAACACAAGGTGCCTCTTGGCCTCACAGCTCCAGCAGCGGAGGAaagagcagcacccagccccctctccctccctccctctccagaGCACATGGACACCCACAGAGACCCGGGAGAGGCTGCAGGTCTGTGCCCCTGCCTTGAGGTGGCCAGCAACAcccccacctcctgctgcttttggacCCATCTCTGCCTTGCATCGTGCAGCAGCCCCGGGGGTGGTGGAGGTTCAGCCCCCTTCCCGAaaccctccagctgcagcacgAGCCCAGGGCATCCCACACCTCCTGCTACTGGCTCCGCAGCCCCCGCTGCGGCCGTAGCACTGTGCAGGGCCCACCCTGGTGGTGTTGCCCCCCTCCCCGTTTCAAGTCAGCAGCTGGATCCAGAACACAGGAGGGCCAGGCTGAGCTCAGCACGGCCGCCACTCACAGGGAAGACGTCAGGATCGTCATTGCACATCTGCAAAAATCGCTCTGGGCGGGCGGAGGAGTGCTCGGGACCCTGCAGGGACCAAGCAGCGGGAGAGTGAGAGGGGGGCGAGGCTAGTGCAAGCAGCTGATGCTAGGCgctgccactgctgccctcagctgcttcttatGCAGGCCAGACAATgggcacccctgggtgcccaTGAGCTGGGGGCTCCTTACCATGCCCTCCATGCcatggggaagcagcaggacaaTGCCGTTCTGCCTCACCCACTTGGCCTGCCCGGGACAGATGAACTGGTCAATTATGCACTGGGCGGTGTTGTGGAAGTCCCCAAACTGGGCTTCCCAAAGCACCAGGGCGTTGGGGCTGGCCATGGCAAAGCCCAGCTCAAATCCTGAAGGATGGGAGAGAAGCGAGGGGGTTATCTTCCCAGAGTGGCCTCACCCCTGGGCAGCAAGCACAGACCTCCTCACCCACCGAGGACGCCGTACTCCGACAGAGAGCTGTTGCAGACAGTGTAAGGAGCCTGGTTGGGCCAGAGGTGGTTCATGGGGATACAGGTCCTCTTGTCCACATTCTGATCATGCAGGACATGGTGGCGATGGCTGGAAGAGGGGAAAGCGTTACTTCACCGTCACCCTTCGGATGCCTTCCAGAAAGGCTAGAAGCACCTTTGCAGCCACCAAAAGCATGGCTTTACCTAAACGTCCCCCTCTCAACGTCCTGGCCACTCAGGCGGATGTGGATGCCCTCTTTGAGCAGGGAACCAAACGCCATGTACTCTGCCAGGGCCCAGTCCACTGTCCGGTTCTTCACCATCTCCCCACGGGTTTTCAGGATACGGCTCAAACCTGCCAGGACGGAATACGGGTTGTAGCCCACACAGGAGGGAGTTCCAGTGACACCGTGTTTCTCCCACAATCCACCCGCGGACCGACAGACTGCAAATGCCTGGAGGTAGAGGAACAGATTCACCTCTGCCACAGGGATGAACCAGGGATGAGGAATCATCCCTGCAAAGAAGGATCGGCTGCAAAGCAGAGCTAGCTCAGTTCACTTCCCTTAACCACAGCTCCCTTGTGAACTAATTCTCATAGACTCACAGGGTGCTCTGGGGCGGAAGGGACTTCCAGAGTCCCtcctagtccaacccctctgccacgAGCAGGGACGttttcactagatcaggtcGCTCAAAGGCCCGTCCAAGCTGGCCTTGAACTCTGCCAGGGACGGGGCGCCCGCAACttctccgggcaacctgtgccagcacctcaccagCCTCACCGTAAACACTCCTCCTTTAtttatgtccaatctaaaccgGCCCTCTTTCAGCTTCAAAGCCTCGCCCCTTGTCCCGTCACTACAGGCCCCCGTGAAGTCTCTCCACATCTTCCTCGTAAGCCCCGTTGCACACCAAAAGGCCGCGGTGAGGTGTTTgtggagccttctccaggctgaacacctcCAACTCACTCAGCCTTTCGGCACAGGAGAGGGGTTCCAGCCCTGCGATCATTTCCGTGGCCgcctctggacctgctccagcaggCACACACCACAACACAGGGAGCTCCACCCGAACGTAAGGAAGGACTTCTTTACTCTGAGAGCGACAGAGCACTGGCGCAGGCTGaccgggggggctgcagggtctccttctctggagacatccaacacccacctggatgcaactctgcaacctgctctagcagaacctgctttagcagggggttggactagatgatccccaggtgccttccaaccccgaccactctgtgattctgtgaacaGGTCCATTCTGTCCTGCGCTGCgcaccccagagctggacacagtgctCTGGGGATGGGTCTCAGGAGAACAGAGGGTGAGAATCCACTCCCCCCACCAGCTGGCCACACGTATCGAAGCACTGTAGCAGGTCCCTTCATCTCAGGCCATGTTCCAGCCCTATCTCACATCTTCTCCCGAACGAACGCCCAGTTTGGCATAGCTTCTGCAAGCTCCTACCTCCGTGGATGGTGAAATCCTCCACTGGCACTGAGCTGGCCACCTGACCAATGTGCGTCAAGTCCTCTTCGTTCAGACCAGTGGAGGGGCAGGTCATGCTCCGGGGTTGGCCATCCAGAGTGAAGAAAcctgcagaaggagcagcagcccacCATGTTGTGGGAGCCATGCCCAGCTCTCTGTGAAGAGCTCAGACCACGGACACCGTCAAGCAAGGGCGGGGATTGCCAGGAGCGGAGAGCACCACCCCACCAGGGCGATTTACCAGAATATAGCTGTCACAGCTCTAGAGAAGCCAGGGTCTTTGCTAGGGACCTCCCAAACATGGCTAGCCGCTTACCAGGCCAGGGTGAGTCCAGCCAGTGCTTGATGTGCAAGATCTTTTCATCCTTGGATCTCGCGTGGGCCTCCTCGCAGATCTTGTCATACTTGGCGATTTCCTCCTGAAAGGCAGaaccaggaggcagaaaagcaTTAGCTTTTAGTGGTCTCCAAGCAAGGGTGATGAGCCTGGGGGCCTCGGCGTGAGCTTGCGAGGGTGCTGGAGGACACAGCTGGtccccacagcagggcagccccagggccGCACAGCTCAGCCTTAGAGCGCAGAGCTGCTGCCGCAGGCCCCTGTCCCCCTCAGGACAGCTCCGCTGCCATCCGAGCCGGCAACTCACATTCTACCCGAAAGATGCTGCGACGTGGTACCGGGGGCAACaaagagctggcagagctgctgccacgCTTGCTGCCAGGGAGGCAGAACTTGTGCAGGGGACCTGCCCCAGATCCCCCCAGGCCACAGTGAGCCCaagtgctgct comes from the Falco naumanni isolate bFalNau1 chromosome 19, bFalNau1.pat, whole genome shotgun sequence genome and includes:
- the LOC121099228 gene encoding 2-oxoglutarate dehydrogenase, mitochondrial isoform X5, producing the protein MAYCQHIGVEFMFINDLEQCQWIRQKFETPGIMQFTNEEKRTLLARLVRSTRFEEFLHRKWSSEKRFGLEGCEVLIPALKTIIDKSSEKGVDYVIMGMPHRGRLNVLANVIRKELEQIFCQFDSKLEAADEGSGDVKYHLGMYHRRINRVTDRNITLSLVANPSHLEAADPVVQGKTKAEQFYCGDTEGKKVMSILLHGDAAFAGQGIVYETFHLSDLPSYTTHGTVHVVVNNQIGFTTDPRMARSSPYPTDVARVVNAPIFHVNADDPEAVVYVCNVAAEWRSTFHKDVVVDLVCYRRNGHNEMDEPMFTQPLMYKQIRKQKPVLQKYAELLISQGVVNQLEYEEEIAKYDKICEEAHARSKDEKILHIKHWLDSPWPGFFTLDGQPRSMTCPSTGLNEEDLTHIGQVASSVPVEDFTIHGGLSRILKTRGEMVKNRTVDWALAEYMAFGSLLKEGIHIRLSGQDVERGTFSHRHHVLHDQNVDKRTCIPMNHLWPNQAPYTVCNSSLSEYGVLGFELGFAMASPNALVLWEAQFGDFHNTAQCIIDQFICPGQAKWVRQNGIVLLLPHGMEGMGPEHSSARPERFLQMCNDDPDVFPKLDDFDVRQLYDCNWIVVNCSTPANFFHVLRRQILLPFRKPLIIFTPKSLLRHPEARSSFDDMLPGTHFLRVIPDSGPAAQSPERVKRVLFCTGKVYYDLTRERKARQMEADVAVTRVEQLSPFPFDLLQLEAQKYPAAELVWCQEEHKNQGYYDYVKPRLRTTINRAKPVWYAGREPAAAPATGNKKTHLTELQRLLDTAFNLDAFKDLA